The Sebastes umbrosus isolate fSebUmb1 chromosome 23, fSebUmb1.pri, whole genome shotgun sequence genome contains a region encoding:
- the tnnt2c gene encoding troponin T2c, cardiac — protein sequence MSDTEEIVEEYEEEVEEEEVEEVEEEEDDEAEKKEKHAEENEQEEDSKWRPKTTYVPNIAPPKLPDGEKVDFDDLHRKRVEKDFNDLQTLIESHFSTRQKEEEELVALRSRIERRRSDRSEQQRVRTEQDRERQARLTEERTRREEEAAKLRADEEAKKKMIFTNKSFGGYLQKVDQKKGKKLTAREEKKKALMDRRKPLNIDHLNQEKLAEKAQDLWQWLQQLHAEKFELAEKLKRQKYDIHVLRNRVSDHQRGSKASKTSRGAKGKAGTWK from the coding sequence ATGTCAGACACTGAGGAGATTGTGGAGGAGTACgaggaggaagtggaagaagaggaggtaGAAGAagttgaagaagaagaggatgatgaagcggagaagaaagaaaagcacgCAGAGGAGAATGAGCAAGAGGAGGACTCCAAATGGCGTCCTAAAACAACTTATGTGCCAAATATCGCTCCTCCAAAACTCCCCGATGGCGAAAAGGTGGATTTCGATGACCTCCACCGCAAGAGGGTGGAGAAGGATTTCAACGACCTCCAGACCCTGATCGAGTCGCATTTCTCCACCcgacagaaagaggaggaagagctggTCGCTCTGCGTAGCCGTATCGAACGTCGAAGATCGGACAGATCGGAACAGCAGCGCGTCCGCACCGAGCAAGACCGTGAGCGCCAAGCACGTCTGACCGAGGAGAGGACGAGGCGCGAGGAGGAGGCCGCCAAGCTGCGTGCCGACGAGGAGGCGAAGAAGAAGATGATTTTCACCAACAAGTCCTTTGGCGGCTACCTGCAGAAGGTGGACCAGAAGAAGGGCAAGAAGCTGACGGCgcgggaggagaagaagaaggccCTGATGGACCGCCGGAAGCCGCTCAACATCGACCACCTGAACCAGGAGAAGCTGGCGGAGAAGGCGCAGGACCTGTGGCAGTGGCTCCAGCAGCTGCACGCTGAGAAGTTCGAGCTGGCCGAGAAGCTCAAGAGGCAGAAGTACGACATCCACGTGCTCCGAAACCGAGTCAGCGACCACCAGAGGGGCTCCAAAGCATCCAAGACCTCCCGCGGGGCCAAGGGCAAGGCTGGCACCTGGAAGTAA